In Acinetobacter pittii, one genomic interval encodes:
- a CDS encoding RcnB family protein has protein sequence MKKLTTAIVLSLTGLVATTAMAAPNDHNHHGNYQNHEVKTVKVIKKDDHRNAWRVGQVVPHEYQHSRYVIDYRQHQKLTKPGRYQKWYKVNGNYVLVNEQSHKIIRVVH, from the coding sequence ATGAAAAAATTAACAACAGCAATTGTTCTTTCACTTACTGGTTTAGTTGCAACAACAGCAATGGCAGCGCCTAACGATCATAATCACCATGGCAACTATCAAAACCATGAAGTAAAAACAGTTAAAGTGATTAAAAAAGATGACCATCGTAATGCTTGGCGAGTGGGTCAAGTTGTACCTCATGAATACCAACACTCACGTTACGTGATTGACTATCGCCAACATCAAAAATTAACTAAACCGGGTCGCTACCAAAAATGGTACAAAGTGAACGGAAATTATGTACTGGTGAATGAACAGAGCCATAAAATCATTAGAGTTGTTCACTAA
- the argA gene encoding amino-acid N-acetyltransferase, with the protein MSSKPVSKSHNNTQHYVHWFRHSAPYINAHRDKTFVLMFGGEAVRHPNFEHIIHDIALLHSLGIRLILVHGARPQINHNLKEKGIETPFYDNSRITTRESLGCVMNAVGSIRLEIEALLSMGLANSPMYGARIDVVSGNFVTAKPYGIRDGMDFQLTGEVRSIDTDAIDRHLDNHNIVLLGPTGYSTTGEVFNLRAEEVATKTATYLKADKLIFLGEQQGLLNEDEQILRELSPHQLDYYIQQYQTISPTLTLHLQQAKKASLSGVHRVHLISYAYDGALLEELFTRDGIGTMITDAHYEEVRTAHIQDVGGLMNLLRPLEEEGILVYRSRERLEQEISQFAVIERDGTILACAALYPIPTEFNETRSAEIACVAVHPSYRKSNRGSQILQFLEEKAKEQGIRQLFVLTTRTAHWFLEHGFHQVSVDDLPNARQALYNYQRNSLVFKKLLP; encoded by the coding sequence ATGTCAAGTAAGCCTGTAAGTAAGTCGCATAATAACACCCAGCATTATGTACACTGGTTTCGACACTCAGCACCCTACATTAATGCGCATCGCGATAAAACGTTTGTCTTGATGTTCGGTGGCGAAGCAGTTCGCCATCCTAATTTCGAACATATTATTCATGATATTGCACTATTACATTCTCTTGGTATCCGATTAATTCTCGTACACGGCGCACGTCCGCAAATTAATCACAACCTTAAAGAAAAAGGAATAGAAACTCCTTTTTATGACAATAGCCGAATTACCACACGTGAATCTTTAGGTTGTGTCATGAATGCTGTAGGCTCTATTCGCCTAGAAATTGAAGCATTACTTTCTATGGGTTTAGCGAACTCACCCATGTATGGCGCTCGAATAGATGTCGTATCAGGTAATTTTGTGACTGCGAAGCCTTATGGTATTCGTGATGGGATGGATTTCCAGCTCACAGGTGAAGTTCGTTCTATTGATACCGATGCGATTGATCGACACCTCGATAATCATAATATTGTGCTATTGGGGCCAACAGGTTATTCCACTACAGGCGAAGTATTTAACTTACGAGCAGAAGAAGTTGCGACCAAAACTGCAACTTACCTAAAAGCAGATAAACTCATTTTTCTAGGTGAACAACAAGGATTGCTAAATGAAGATGAGCAAATATTACGTGAGTTAAGCCCACATCAACTGGACTACTACATTCAACAATACCAAACCATCAGTCCAACACTCACTTTGCATTTACAACAAGCAAAAAAAGCGTCTTTATCAGGCGTACACCGTGTTCATCTCATTTCTTATGCTTATGATGGTGCCCTCCTCGAAGAGTTATTTACTCGAGATGGCATAGGGACCATGATTACCGATGCGCATTATGAAGAAGTTCGCACAGCTCACATTCAAGATGTGGGTGGTTTAATGAATTTATTACGTCCGCTAGAAGAAGAAGGTATCTTGGTTTATCGTTCACGTGAACGTTTAGAGCAAGAAATTAGCCAGTTCGCTGTCATTGAACGTGATGGTACAATTCTAGCATGTGCCGCCCTTTATCCAATTCCGACCGAATTTAACGAGACTCGTTCCGCAGAAATTGCCTGTGTTGCAGTACATCCAAGTTATCGTAAATCAAATCGCGGTAGTCAAATTCTGCAATTCCTTGAAGAAAAGGCAAAAGAACAAGGTATTCGTCAATTATTTGTTTTAACAACGCGTACTGCTCATTGGTTTTTAGAACATGGTTTTCATCAGGTGAGTGTTGATGACTTACCAAATGCTCGTCAGGCGCTTTATAACTACCAAAGGAATTCTTTAGTCTTTAAGAAACTGCTTCCCTAG
- a CDS encoding sulfonate ABC transporter substrate-binding protein encodes MALFNTTSWAKYSVIAASLAGAMMLSGCAKKEEQATTTLNIGYQKYGILPILKARGDLEKALKEQGVQVKWVEFPAGPQLLEGLNVGSVSLGEAGEAPPIFAQAANPNLVYVANQPAAPKAEALLVQKDSPIHSIQDLKGKRVALNKGSNVHYLLLKVLEANNLSLSDIQPVYLPPSDARAAFEKGAVDAWVIWDPFFAAAEHQIQARVLATGENLVSNHQFYLADRKFAENNPKVLNTVVQTLNQTTQWVSSHQDEAAKLLEKPTALEFDVLKTSISRMGFGVQLISDKVAQEQQQVADAFYTQKLIPNKLTIQDAILKLK; translated from the coding sequence ATGGCACTTTTCAACACCACTTCATGGGCAAAATATTCAGTCATCGCGGCCAGCCTTGCAGGAGCGATGATGTTAAGTGGTTGTGCCAAAAAAGAGGAACAGGCCACCACAACTTTAAATATTGGTTATCAAAAATATGGCATCCTTCCTATTTTAAAGGCTCGTGGTGACTTAGAAAAAGCACTAAAAGAACAAGGTGTACAAGTAAAATGGGTTGAGTTTCCTGCTGGACCTCAATTACTTGAAGGTTTAAACGTAGGAAGTGTCTCACTCGGTGAAGCAGGCGAAGCTCCTCCAATCTTTGCGCAAGCTGCCAATCCAAATTTAGTTTATGTCGCAAACCAACCTGCTGCGCCAAAAGCCGAAGCACTATTGGTACAAAAAGATTCTCCTATTCACTCTATTCAAGATTTAAAAGGCAAACGTGTTGCTCTTAATAAAGGTTCGAATGTTCACTACCTTTTATTAAAAGTCTTAGAAGCCAACAACTTAAGCTTAAGTGATATTCAACCTGTTTATTTACCGCCGTCAGACGCTCGTGCTGCATTTGAAAAAGGTGCAGTAGATGCATGGGTGATTTGGGACCCGTTCTTTGCAGCAGCTGAACATCAAATTCAGGCACGAGTTTTAGCAACAGGTGAAAATTTAGTAAGCAATCATCAGTTCTATCTAGCTGACCGTAAATTTGCAGAAAATAATCCGAAAGTACTCAATACAGTTGTGCAAACCCTTAACCAGACAACCCAATGGGTGAGCTCACATCAGGATGAAGCAGCCAAGCTACTCGAAAAACCTACAGCACTTGAGTTTGATGTACTCAAAACTTCTATTTCACGTATGGGTTTTGGAGTTCAGCTAATATCTGACAAGGTGGCACAAGAACAACAACAAGTAGCGGATGCCTTTTATACGCAAAAGCTCATTCCAAACAAACTCACCATTCAAGACGCCATTTTAAAACTGAAATAA
- a CDS encoding sulfonate ABC transporter substrate-binding protein — translation MQHQSLFNKSQWAQLAKRISAVTVLGLTIAAPAWAIDPTVKELRIGFQKSSINFAIAKQQKLFEQEFPNAKVTWNEFPAGPQILEALAVGSLDVGVTGDTPPVYAQAAGKPLYYIAYEAAKPLASAILVPKNSQLKQLKDLKGKRIALQKGSSSHYLLVQAVRKAGLNWSDITPIWLTPADARAAFQKGAVDAWAIWDPYFASAQLEDQARVLASGNGLSPNYTFYLAAPNFVKQHPKAVSGLIKQINQADKWVQSHQAETAGAIGQSTGLKPATSDLFIKRRPRPSSAAPLNSKVIAEQQQLADIFTQQGIIPKPISIKQAVWIAK, via the coding sequence ATGCAACATCAGTCATTATTTAATAAGAGTCAGTGGGCACAATTAGCTAAACGCATCAGTGCAGTCACTGTATTAGGTTTAACAATTGCCGCACCCGCTTGGGCGATTGACCCAACTGTAAAAGAACTTCGTATTGGTTTTCAAAAAAGTTCGATCAACTTTGCGATTGCCAAACAGCAAAAATTATTTGAACAAGAATTTCCTAATGCCAAAGTTACTTGGAATGAGTTCCCTGCTGGCCCACAAATTTTAGAAGCTTTAGCTGTCGGTTCACTTGATGTAGGTGTTACTGGAGATACACCTCCTGTCTACGCACAAGCGGCTGGCAAGCCTTTGTATTACATTGCCTATGAAGCAGCTAAACCACTAGCATCGGCAATCTTGGTTCCTAAAAACTCGCAGCTCAAACAGCTGAAAGACCTTAAAGGCAAACGAATTGCTCTGCAAAAAGGTTCTAGCTCACATTACTTACTTGTACAAGCCGTACGCAAAGCAGGCCTAAACTGGAGTGACATTACGCCAATCTGGCTTACTCCAGCCGATGCTCGCGCAGCATTTCAAAAAGGTGCCGTAGATGCATGGGCAATTTGGGACCCTTACTTCGCTTCAGCACAACTAGAAGATCAAGCTCGTGTTCTTGCGTCTGGTAATGGTTTAAGCCCGAACTATACCTTTTATTTAGCAGCTCCAAATTTTGTTAAACAACACCCGAAAGCTGTTTCAGGGCTCATCAAACAAATCAATCAAGCCGATAAATGGGTTCAAAGTCACCAAGCAGAAACGGCAGGTGCGATTGGGCAAAGTACAGGTCTTAAACCTGCGACCAGTGATTTATTTATTAAACGCCGTCCGCGCCCTTCATCGGCAGCTCCTCTTAACAGCAAAGTGATTGCTGAGCAGCAACAACTCGCAGACATCTTTACTCAACAAGGCATCATTCCAAAACCAATCAGCATCAAACAAGCTGTTTGGATCGCCAAGTAA
- the ssuD gene encoding FMNH2-dependent alkanesulfonate monooxygenase, producing the protein MKIFWFIPTHGDSRYLGTSKGARQVDHAYMKQIAVAVDNLGYEGVLIPTGRSCEDPWITAASLIDATQHLKFLVALRPGVTTPALAARMAATFDRLSNGRVLLNLVTGGDEAELRGDGLYEDHETRYQTANEYVKIWREILTRSHTGEAFTFHGERLQVDDAKLLYPPVQKPYPPLWFGGSSDVAVDLAAEQVDTYLTWGEPPAAVKQKIEHVRAKAEAKGRKLTYGIRLHVIVRETNEQAWAAANELIQYLDDATIAAAQKKFAQMDSVGQQRMAALHGGNRDKLEVSPNLWAGIGLVRGGAGTALVGDPETVAARIQEYADLGIDTFIFSGYPHLEESIRFAELVFPLLPIETRAKLAQPNLTGPFGEIIANNYVPDEKKQNRSVKEPA; encoded by the coding sequence ATGAAAATTTTCTGGTTTATTCCTACTCACGGTGATAGTCGCTATTTAGGTACAAGTAAAGGCGCTCGTCAGGTTGACCATGCCTATATGAAGCAAATTGCTGTGGCAGTAGATAATTTAGGTTATGAAGGTGTACTTATTCCAACGGGCCGTTCATGTGAAGATCCATGGATTACGGCGGCTAGCCTGATTGATGCAACTCAGCACCTTAAGTTTTTAGTTGCATTACGTCCTGGTGTAACAACACCAGCTTTGGCTGCTCGTATGGCTGCAACATTTGACCGTTTATCGAATGGTCGCGTGTTACTCAACTTAGTGACTGGTGGTGATGAAGCTGAACTACGCGGTGATGGTTTATATGAAGACCATGAAACCCGTTATCAAACAGCCAATGAATACGTAAAAATCTGGCGTGAAATTTTGACGCGCTCACATACGGGTGAAGCCTTTACCTTTCACGGTGAACGCTTACAGGTGGATGATGCAAAACTGCTTTACCCACCTGTTCAAAAGCCTTACCCACCACTTTGGTTTGGTGGTTCTTCAGACGTCGCTGTCGACCTCGCGGCTGAACAAGTGGATACCTATCTCACTTGGGGCGAACCGCCAGCAGCAGTCAAACAAAAGATCGAACATGTTCGCGCCAAAGCTGAGGCTAAAGGCCGTAAATTAACTTATGGTATTCGCTTGCATGTCATTGTTCGTGAAACTAACGAACAAGCTTGGGCAGCGGCAAATGAGCTGATTCAATATCTAGATGATGCGACTATTGCTGCTGCACAGAAGAAATTTGCACAAATGGACTCGGTAGGCCAACAACGTATGGCTGCTCTCCACGGCGGTAACCGAGACAAGCTTGAAGTCTCTCCAAACCTTTGGGCAGGTATTGGTTTAGTCCGTGGTGGCGCTGGTACAGCACTTGTAGGTGACCCAGAAACAGTTGCCGCTCGTATTCAGGAATATGCTGATTTAGGTATTGATACATTTATTTTCTCAGGCTATCCGCATCTTGAAGAATCAATCCGTTTTGCAGAGTTAGTATTCCCGTTATTACCAATTGAGACCCGAGCTAAACTTGCTCAGCCAAATTTGACCGGTCCATTCGGTGAAATTATTGCTAACAACTATGTTCCAGACGAGAAGAAGCAAAATAGATCCGTCAAGGAGCCTGCATGA
- the ssuC gene encoding aliphatic sulfonate ABC transporter permease SsuC, whose translation MSKAESIVSRGTKQIGQRLLPWIFPIVLLVVWQIASSSGLLESRILPAPTAVVSAFWHLLISGELWQHVKVSAGRALLGLLVGGGLGLLLGLLNGSSRFASTLLDTTLQMIRNIPALALIPLVILWFGIDETAKLFLVAVGVFFPIYINTYHGIRSVDPQLIEMGKSYGLSRWQLYKEIILPGAMPSILVGLRFALGLVWVLLIVAETISAQAGIGYMTMNAREFLQTDVVLVGILLYALLGKLADVLAQLLERYLLRWHSGYQK comes from the coding sequence ATGAGCAAAGCTGAAAGTATTGTTTCACGTGGAACCAAGCAAATCGGGCAGCGTTTGCTGCCTTGGATTTTCCCAATTGTTCTATTGGTAGTTTGGCAAATTGCCTCAAGTTCGGGACTTTTAGAAAGCCGTATTTTGCCTGCTCCCACTGCCGTGGTTTCCGCTTTTTGGCATCTACTCATTAGCGGTGAGCTTTGGCAACATGTCAAAGTCAGTGCCGGGCGTGCTTTGCTTGGCCTTTTAGTGGGTGGTGGTTTAGGTTTGTTATTGGGTTTGCTCAATGGGTCTTCGCGTTTCGCCTCTACTCTGCTCGATACGACCCTGCAAATGATACGGAACATCCCAGCATTAGCACTTATTCCACTCGTCATCTTGTGGTTCGGTATTGATGAAACAGCGAAATTATTTTTGGTCGCAGTAGGTGTTTTCTTCCCTATTTATATCAACACTTATCACGGTATTCGATCAGTTGACCCTCAATTGATTGAAATGGGCAAAAGTTATGGACTTTCACGTTGGCAGCTCTACAAAGAAATTATCCTTCCGGGTGCGATGCCTTCTATTTTAGTCGGTTTACGTTTTGCTTTAGGTTTAGTTTGGGTATTACTCATTGTTGCTGAAACCATTTCAGCTCAAGCAGGTATTGGTTATATGACTATGAATGCACGTGAGTTCTTACAAACTGATGTAGTTCTGGTTGGTATTCTTCTGTACGCCTTACTAGGCAAACTGGCAGATGTTTTAGCACAGCTTTTGGAACGCTATTTACTACGTTGGCACTCTGGATATCAGAAATAA
- the ssuB gene encoding ABC transporter ATP-binding protein — translation MTNLNLNINQNEVQLIPEEPTESQEPVLGAEILIEQLYKFYGEVKVLEDLDLHIQPGEFLAIVGRSGCGKSTLLRLIAQLEKASFGEIKFKSARHFREGITNDDIRVMFQDPRLLPWRNILQNVQLGLPKAQHALAEELLEKVGLKEKSEQWPSQLSGGQRQRTALARALSHTPRILLLDEPLGALDALTRLEMQSLIERLWKEQGFTAILVTHDVSEAVQLADRIILLDKGQIAQSFQVNLPRPRKKSISFAQLEQQVLDAVLAT, via the coding sequence ATGACAAATCTGAATTTAAATATTAATCAGAATGAAGTGCAGCTCATTCCGGAAGAACCAACAGAATCTCAAGAACCTGTATTAGGGGCAGAGATTCTGATTGAGCAACTTTATAAATTCTATGGCGAGGTAAAGGTCCTCGAAGATCTTGATCTACACATCCAACCAGGTGAGTTTTTAGCTATTGTTGGTCGAAGCGGTTGTGGCAAAAGTACATTACTACGTTTAATTGCCCAACTTGAAAAAGCCAGTTTTGGGGAAATCAAATTCAAATCTGCTCGACATTTTCGTGAAGGTATTACTAACGATGATATTCGTGTCATGTTTCAAGACCCACGCCTACTCCCTTGGAGGAATATTCTTCAAAATGTGCAACTGGGTTTACCTAAAGCGCAACATGCTTTAGCAGAAGAATTACTGGAAAAAGTTGGTTTAAAAGAAAAATCAGAACAATGGCCTTCACAGCTTTCAGGTGGTCAACGTCAACGTACTGCCTTAGCCCGTGCGTTATCTCATACTCCGCGTATTTTGCTGTTAGATGAGCCATTAGGGGCATTAGATGCGTTAACTCGTCTTGAGATGCAAAGCTTGATTGAGCGCTTGTGGAAAGAGCAAGGCTTCACTGCAATTTTAGTCACCCACGATGTAAGTGAAGCAGTGCAATTGGCTGACCGTATTATATTATTAGATAAGGGCCAGATTGCTCAAAGCTTCCAAGTTAATTTGCCGCGTCCCCGTAAAAAGAGTATTTCTTTTGCTCAGCTTGAACAGCAAGTACTCGATGCGGTTTTAGCAACCTAA
- the rutR gene encoding TetR/AcrR family transcriptional regulator yields the protein MQQMEQKKSTQKRNQLLAAALDVFSVYGFSGASLDEIAQLADMHKSNIFYYYENKESLYVEVLTTVLQKWLAPLQTLEAELEPAEALSHYLIQKIELSRSQPKASRLFALEIIQGAPHILPILKGPLKKLFKRKAKVIQTWQEEGKISPDIDPELLILNIWGLTQNYADFATQMEMVTGKTLRNRSMFQRSIEHTVHLMLYGVLPR from the coding sequence ATGCAGCAGATGGAACAAAAAAAGAGTACCCAAAAGCGCAATCAGCTCCTTGCTGCCGCCCTTGACGTATTTTCAGTCTATGGGTTCAGTGGTGCAAGTCTGGATGAAATTGCCCAACTCGCCGACATGCATAAGTCGAATATTTTCTATTACTATGAAAATAAAGAGTCTTTATATGTAGAAGTGCTCACAACTGTTTTACAAAAATGGTTGGCTCCCTTACAAACTTTAGAAGCTGAATTAGAACCAGCCGAAGCCTTATCGCACTATTTAATTCAAAAAATCGAACTTTCTCGTAGCCAACCGAAAGCCTCTAGATTGTTTGCATTAGAAATCATTCAAGGTGCTCCGCATATTTTGCCTATACTGAAAGGGCCTTTGAAAAAGTTATTCAAGCGCAAAGCTAAAGTCATTCAGACGTGGCAAGAAGAAGGGAAAATTTCCCCAGATATCGACCCGGAATTATTAATCTTAAATATTTGGGGCCTTACGCAAAACTATGCAGATTTTGCAACCCAAATGGAAATGGTAACTGGAAAAACTCTGCGTAACCGCAGTATGTTCCAGCGTTCAATTGAGCATACAGTCCACCTAATGCTCTACGGTGTATTGCCTCGTTAA
- a CDS encoding 5'-nucleosidase — protein MNSDIALIMALPNESKGLFEQAGIEVHYSGIGKINAAFKAFEVIQKTGCKTLINLGTAGSSAFNRHDLVEIKTFVQRDMDVSPLGFEVGVTPLDNHLAAEIHLQPHFVDLPKAICGTGDSFETGQPKVACDVVDMEGYALAKVCHKLGVRLISVKYITDGADNTAHLDWEENLLLGAQKLLALYQNHF, from the coding sequence ATGAACTCTGATATTGCTTTAATTATGGCGCTTCCTAATGAATCTAAAGGTTTATTTGAACAAGCAGGCATTGAAGTCCATTACAGTGGCATTGGCAAGATTAATGCTGCCTTTAAAGCGTTTGAGGTTATTCAAAAAACAGGATGCAAAACTTTAATTAACCTGGGTACAGCTGGAAGCTCTGCATTTAATCGGCACGATTTAGTTGAAATAAAAACGTTTGTACAACGTGATATGGACGTTTCACCGTTAGGGTTTGAAGTCGGTGTAACGCCGTTAGATAATCATTTAGCTGCCGAGATTCACCTTCAACCGCATTTTGTTGATTTACCAAAAGCAATATGTGGTACTGGTGATTCATTTGAAACGGGTCAGCCAAAAGTAGCTTGTGATGTGGTGGATATGGAAGGGTATGCTTTAGCCAAAGTCTGCCATAAATTAGGCGTACGTCTGATTTCGGTAAAGTATATTACTGATGGGGCAGATAACACAGCTCATCTAGATTGGGAAGAAAACTTGTTATTAGGTGCACAAAAGCTTTTAGCACTTTATCAAAATCATTTCTAA
- a CDS encoding TDT family transporter: MKKPFYQLNQSKDVIRHFTPNWFTATMGTGVVSMILIQLPFAQSFLFTLATLLWQFNIVLFSVFSALYLLRWFLFPHEAKQIFNHPNMSLFLGAIPMGLATILNGFLSFGVGLYGEVAIHIAQTLWYIDVFLALAIAWIVPFCMFSRQNHQLHTMTAIWLLPVVACEVAASSAGVLVAHLPADLHSFHLLLAGYVLWGISVLPAFGILTILMLRMALHQLPEKEVAISSWLSLGPIGTGALGLLLLGEQAQRVAPHVGFHQFANVFPALGVVGSLVLVGFGLWWLGLAILTTLRHAKTGIPFNLGWWGLTFPLGVFILALFNLGHQVEIVFIQYVAVALSLLLLAMWSVVMKKTLAGAYSGKLFFSPCLIALQQKMQ, encoded by the coding sequence ATGAAAAAACCCTTTTACCAATTAAATCAAAGCAAAGATGTTATACGGCATTTTACCCCAAATTGGTTTACAGCGACTATGGGTACTGGTGTGGTAAGTATGATTTTGATTCAGCTGCCATTTGCTCAATCATTTTTATTCACGCTAGCAACTTTGTTATGGCAATTTAATATTGTTTTATTCAGTGTTTTTTCAGCTCTCTATTTATTACGGTGGTTTCTTTTCCCTCATGAAGCGAAGCAAATATTTAACCATCCAAATATGAGCTTATTTTTAGGGGCTATCCCGATGGGGCTCGCTACCATATTAAATGGTTTCTTAAGCTTTGGTGTGGGGCTTTACGGTGAAGTTGCCATACATATTGCTCAAACCTTATGGTATATCGATGTCTTTTTAGCACTAGCCATTGCATGGATCGTACCTTTTTGTATGTTTAGCCGTCAGAACCATCAGCTACATACCATGACTGCAATCTGGCTATTACCAGTGGTTGCCTGTGAAGTCGCAGCAAGTTCTGCGGGAGTGCTAGTAGCGCATTTACCAGCTGATTTACATAGCTTTCATTTATTGCTAGCAGGCTACGTGCTGTGGGGAATTTCTGTTTTACCCGCATTTGGTATTTTGACAATTTTAATGTTGCGTATGGCTTTGCATCAGTTACCGGAAAAAGAAGTTGCAATTTCTAGCTGGCTTTCTTTAGGTCCTATCGGGACTGGTGCTTTAGGATTATTGTTGCTAGGTGAGCAAGCGCAAAGAGTGGCTCCACATGTAGGATTTCATCAATTTGCTAATGTATTTCCAGCTTTAGGAGTTGTAGGAAGTCTGGTTCTTGTGGGGTTCGGTTTATGGTGGCTCGGTCTTGCGATTTTAACAACGCTTCGCCATGCAAAAACAGGTATTCCATTTAATTTAGGCTGGTGGGGTTTAACTTTTCCATTAGGCGTATTTATTCTGGCACTGTTTAATTTAGGCCATCAGGTTGAAATTGTATTTATACAATACGTTGCAGTGGCATTGAGCCTTTTATTGTTGGCAATGTGGAGTGTGGTAATGAAAAAAACGCTAGCAGGCGCATATAGCGGCAAACTGTTCTTCTCTCCGTGTTTAATCGCCTTACAACAAAAAATGCAGTAG
- the ribF gene encoding bifunctional riboflavin kinase/FAD synthetase, which yields MKLLRLNALSPNFQLPQTAVTIGNFDGVHLGHQAMIAQLKKIAAAQGLKTLVMIFEPQPLEFFKGYDAPPRINSLREKVEYLTELGVDYIAVAKFDQHFRSMSASEFADLLKDKLNAQTLVLGDDFHFGKDRQGNSEFLKNYGFQVTNLHTIELEGERVSSTRIRQVLQVGNLALAAKLLGRPYSITGRVQYGDQIGQTLDFPTINVRLNRHKPCLNGIYGVEVICETTSLTEKVRQDTPEKPGIAGYHENSLYGAGHVGTRPAIQQEHPEWRLEVHFPDVSANLYGLFMRVTFLHYLHGELNYPSLEALKAGIDNDVQQLRQYRNDTTQFPF from the coding sequence ATGAAACTGCTTCGTCTTAATGCGTTATCACCCAATTTTCAGTTACCTCAAACAGCGGTAACTATTGGTAATTTTGATGGTGTCCATTTAGGTCACCAAGCGATGATTGCGCAACTCAAAAAAATTGCTGCAGCACAAGGCTTAAAAACATTGGTTATGATTTTTGAGCCACAACCTCTTGAGTTCTTTAAAGGTTACGATGCTCCTCCTCGTATTAACTCGTTACGAGAAAAGGTCGAATATCTAACTGAGCTTGGCGTTGACTATATTGCGGTTGCTAAATTTGATCAGCATTTCCGTAGCATGAGTGCGTCTGAGTTTGCAGATTTATTAAAAGATAAACTAAATGCGCAGACTTTGGTTCTAGGGGATGACTTTCATTTCGGCAAAGACCGTCAAGGTAACAGTGAATTTCTAAAGAATTACGGCTTTCAAGTCACAAATTTACATACCATTGAACTTGAAGGTGAACGCGTCAGTTCAACTCGTATTCGCCAAGTGCTTCAAGTGGGTAATCTCGCTTTAGCAGCTAAATTATTAGGTCGTCCGTACAGTATTACCGGACGTGTCCAATATGGCGACCAAATTGGACAAACTTTAGATTTTCCAACGATTAATGTTCGCCTCAACCGCCACAAACCTTGTTTAAATGGTATTTATGGGGTTGAAGTCATTTGCGAAACCACTTCGCTCACTGAAAAAGTGCGCCAAGACACACCTGAAAAACCAGGAATTGCCGGATACCATGAAAACAGTCTCTATGGCGCAGGCCATGTTGGTACACGTCCAGCTATTCAGCAAGAACATCCAGAATGGAGATTAGAAGTACATTTCCCTGATGTTTCTGCTAATCTGTATGGCTTATTTATGCGGGTGACTTTTCTTCACTATCTTCATGGTGAATTGAACTACCCTTCGCTTGAGGCACTTAAGGCAGGAATTGATAATGACGTGCAACAGTTACGACAATATCGTAACGACACGACACAATTTCCTTTTTAA